One genomic region from Streptomyces venezuelae encodes:
- a CDS encoding LysR family transcriptional regulator: MLDVRRLDMLRTVAARGSITAAAQSLDLTAGAVSQQLAALRKEVGVDLLRPDGRTVTLTAAGRVLVEHADRILAAVREAESAVAAVKGAVGAAATLAALPSTVARIVAPALTALGERHPRLTVTCLVTDQAQLRELALGTVDVVLGQRYHHLPEDTPGGVEITPLLDDPLLVVTAADRAGERPVALRELAAHTLALPPSGTDCGQAVLQACRQAGFAPTARYVTADISAQLALARAGLATALVPRTAVEPDAPGIRTASIEGRPIVRRLFAATRRTESADPTTAAVVTALRTAALEGREGSALTDGHERRGAAAGANANPESGRTPGDPGSAAGPGASESVRMT, translated from the coding sequence ATGCTGGATGTACGCCGCCTCGACATGCTCAGGACCGTCGCCGCCCGGGGCTCCATCACCGCGGCCGCCCAATCGCTGGACCTGACGGCCGGCGCCGTGTCCCAGCAGCTGGCCGCGCTGCGCAAGGAGGTGGGTGTCGACCTCCTGCGCCCCGACGGGCGCACCGTGACGCTGACCGCGGCCGGCCGGGTCCTCGTCGAGCACGCCGACCGGATCCTCGCCGCCGTGCGGGAGGCCGAGAGCGCCGTCGCCGCGGTGAAGGGCGCCGTGGGCGCGGCCGCCACCCTCGCAGCTCTGCCGTCCACCGTCGCCCGCATCGTGGCCCCCGCGCTGACCGCACTGGGGGAGCGCCACCCTCGGCTCACCGTCACCTGTCTCGTCACCGACCAGGCGCAGCTGCGGGAGCTGGCACTCGGCACCGTCGACGTCGTCCTCGGGCAGCGGTACCACCACCTGCCGGAAGACACCCCCGGGGGCGTCGAGATCACGCCGCTGCTCGACGACCCGCTGCTCGTCGTCACCGCGGCGGACCGGGCCGGCGAGCGGCCCGTCGCCCTGAGAGAACTCGCCGCCCACACCCTCGCCCTGCCACCGTCCGGCACGGACTGCGGGCAGGCCGTCCTGCAGGCGTGCCGCCAGGCGGGCTTCGCACCCACCGCGCGCTACGTCACCGCCGACATCTCCGCCCAGCTCGCCCTCGCCCGCGCCGGCCTCGCCACCGCGCTCGTCCCCCGGACGGCCGTCGAGCCGGATGCACCCGGAATCCGCACGGCGTCCATCGAGGGCCGCCCGATCGTTCGCCGGCTGTTCGCCGCGACGCGTCGGACCGAGAGCGCGGACCCCACGACGGCCGCCGTCGTCACCGCGCTGCGCACGGCCGCCCTCGAAGGCCGGGAAGGTTCCGCTCTCACCGACGGTCACGAGCGGCGCGGAGCCGCAGCCGGCGCGAACGCGAATCCGGAGAGCGGACGGACGCCCGGGGACCCCGGTTCCGCCGCCGGTCCCGGGGCTTCGGAGAGCGTCCGTATGACGTGA
- a CDS encoding SCO6745 family protein, with amino-acid sequence MTCRVAMGDLQRMEIIDCVTSVARPLHDFGDEFMSDAATAAVGLRAGFPPGRAFYCRGRFGVLGEAREEVVQSVQGFLGPGLVTAGWRAGRAVMPAAEAAACYAAAVRQWGRAHIPADVDVERFDHLARRLIEAADGDALPLFAGWRAQPCPGDDAVGAAMQRVHVLREHRGACHLAAVRVCGLSARTAMVVNLGVEQAAHYGWERPDPAAAHEVPRWRRAERLTDELQAPLYAALTGRERAEFARLVDELTASHLPQPQPPADVTPAHSLAVGVRETSQNSA; translated from the coding sequence TTGACCTGCCGGGTCGCGATGGGCGACCTTCAGCGCATGGAGATCATCGACTGCGTCACCAGCGTCGCCCGCCCCCTCCACGACTTCGGCGACGAGTTCATGTCCGACGCCGCGACCGCGGCCGTGGGCCTCCGTGCCGGCTTCCCTCCGGGGCGCGCCTTCTACTGCCGGGGCCGGTTCGGAGTGCTCGGCGAAGCGCGGGAGGAGGTGGTGCAGTCCGTCCAGGGATTCCTCGGCCCCGGCCTGGTCACCGCGGGCTGGCGGGCGGGACGCGCCGTGATGCCGGCGGCGGAGGCCGCCGCGTGCTACGCAGCGGCCGTACGGCAGTGGGGCCGCGCCCACATCCCCGCCGATGTCGACGTGGAGCGCTTCGACCACCTGGCCCGCCGGCTGATCGAGGCCGCGGACGGAGACGCGCTGCCCCTGTTCGCCGGCTGGCGCGCTCAGCCCTGCCCCGGGGACGACGCGGTCGGCGCGGCCATGCAGCGCGTCCACGTCCTGCGGGAACACCGCGGCGCGTGCCACCTGGCGGCGGTACGCGTGTGCGGACTGAGCGCGCGCACGGCCATGGTCGTCAACCTCGGTGTGGAACAGGCGGCCCACTACGGCTGGGAGCGGCCGGACCCCGCCGCCGCGCACGAGGTTCCGCGGTGGCGACGGGCCGAACGGCTCACCGACGAACTGCAGGCACCCCTCTACGCCGCGCTGACCGGCCGTGAACGCGCCGAGTTCGCCCGGCTCGTCGACGAACTGACCGCCTCACACCTCCCGCAGCCGCAGCCGCCTGCGGACGTGACGCCGGCTCATTCGCTCGCCGTCGGCGTCAGGGAGACGTCCCAGAATTCGGCGTAG
- a CDS encoding ABC transporter ATP-binding protein: MIRTLLRVLGHEYGGPVRRTVALMTATALVEGLSYALLVPVLRALFGSTPEDAWPWLYAFGGAVAGYALLRYVSDRSGFLAGSTLLRGTYHRLGDHLARLPIGWYEGGRLGEVSVLASRGVLQAMAVIAHLLAPFISACVTPLAIVVVMSAFNWQMGLAASAAVPIVAAIQLRAGRSMAATDRERHERDHQATGRVIEYLQAQPVLRAGGRTAERFQVLDDSLRDVERASRRTALSALPGVVGLAFAVQTMFTVVLALGASLALGGNIGAAELLALLVLAARCADPLLSLSDIGGQLRGARYELTRLDEVLRTEPLPEPVDPVQPVLHDLEFESVAFRHGGRTVIDGLSLSVPQGQRLAVVGPSGAGKSTLLQLAARFHDVDGGAVRLGGVDVRAIDSDVLMGQFAIVFQDVHLFDGTIEENVRLGRPDADEADVRAAATAARLDEVIQRLPGGWSAHVGEGGARLSGGERQRVSIARALLKDAPVVLLDEVTSALDPVNEAAVHEGIERLMAGRTVVMVAHRMRTVRRADRVVFLDGGRIVEEGSHDALLSQGGRYAEFWDVSLTPTASE; this comes from the coding sequence ATGATCCGCACGCTGCTGCGCGTGCTCGGGCACGAGTACGGCGGGCCGGTGCGCCGCACCGTGGCCCTGATGACGGCGACCGCCCTCGTCGAGGGGCTGTCCTACGCGCTGCTGGTCCCCGTGCTGCGGGCGCTGTTCGGGAGCACACCCGAGGACGCCTGGCCGTGGCTGTACGCGTTCGGCGGCGCCGTCGCCGGCTACGCGCTGCTGCGCTACGTCAGCGACCGTTCCGGATTCCTGGCCGGATCCACGCTGCTGCGCGGCACGTACCACCGTCTCGGCGACCATCTGGCCCGACTGCCCATCGGCTGGTACGAAGGCGGTCGCCTCGGGGAGGTGTCCGTCCTCGCCAGCCGCGGCGTCCTGCAGGCGATGGCCGTGATCGCACACCTGCTGGCACCGTTCATCTCCGCCTGCGTGACCCCTCTGGCGATCGTCGTCGTCATGTCGGCCTTCAACTGGCAGATGGGTCTGGCCGCGTCGGCCGCCGTGCCGATCGTGGCGGCGATCCAGCTGCGGGCGGGACGCTCCATGGCTGCCACGGACCGGGAGCGGCACGAACGCGACCACCAGGCCACCGGGCGAGTCATCGAGTACCTCCAGGCCCAGCCGGTGCTGCGTGCCGGCGGCCGGACCGCCGAACGCTTCCAGGTGCTCGACGACTCGCTGCGCGACGTCGAGCGCGCCTCCCGCCGCACCGCGCTGTCGGCACTGCCCGGTGTGGTGGGTCTGGCGTTCGCGGTGCAGACGATGTTCACCGTCGTGCTGGCCCTCGGCGCCTCTCTGGCCCTGGGTGGGAACATCGGCGCGGCCGAGCTCCTGGCGCTCCTGGTGCTGGCCGCCCGCTGCGCGGATCCGCTGCTTTCGCTCTCGGACATCGGCGGCCAGCTCCGCGGCGCGCGGTACGAACTGACGCGACTCGACGAGGTGCTGCGTACCGAACCGCTTCCGGAGCCGGTCGATCCGGTCCAACCGGTGCTCCATGACCTGGAGTTCGAGTCCGTCGCCTTCCGGCACGGCGGCCGCACGGTGATCGACGGCCTGTCGTTGTCCGTTCCGCAAGGGCAGCGCCTGGCCGTGGTCGGGCCGTCGGGTGCCGGCAAGAGCACCCTGCTGCAGTTGGCGGCGCGGTTCCACGACGTGGACGGCGGTGCGGTGCGCCTGGGAGGGGTGGACGTCCGCGCGATCGACTCGGACGTCCTGATGGGGCAGTTCGCCATCGTCTTCCAGGACGTCCATCTCTTCGACGGCACGATCGAGGAGAACGTCCGTCTCGGCCGCCCCGACGCCGACGAGGCCGACGTCCGGGCGGCGGCGACGGCGGCGCGACTGGACGAGGTGATCCAGCGCCTGCCCGGCGGATGGTCGGCACACGTCGGCGAGGGCGGCGCGCGGCTGTCGGGCGGCGAGCGCCAGCGCGTCTCCATCGCGCGGGCTCTGCTGAAGGACGCGCCCGTCGTGCTGCTGGACGAGGTGACCTCCGCGCTCGATCCGGTGAACGAGGCGGCCGTCCACGAGGGCATCGAGCGGCTCATGGCGGGCCGGACGGTCGTGATGGTCGCGCACCGGATGCGGACCGTCCGGCGGGCCGACCGCGTCGTCTTCCTGGACGGCGGCCGGATCGTGGAGGAAGGCAGCCACGACGCACTGCTGAGCCAGGGCGGCCGCTACGCCGAATTCTGGGACGTCTCCCTGACGCCGACGGCGAGCGAATGA
- a CDS encoding ABC transporter ATP-binding protein: MFAKLRGRSGKGVEPRRDEADEADDAEVLRPFLPRFAAVVILQVVGALAGLLPLLAVVEVGRSLLAPGPVDREHVRGAVIVGAVGMLVRLVFTSASSGVGHLLDSQVQLTLRRRLAARLGRVPIGWFSRRRTGELAKVVGEDVSAVHPFIAHTPGELVSAFVVPLASLVYLFAVDWRMTLITLIPVVLAMALVPLMMTPARLREQEEFDVGMGRIASSVVEFVLGISVVKAFGGGERVHRAFLRAVDDFVGSFLRMVRGLAGIAAAMQVALSPPFVLLVVLIGGAALVTTGELPAVDLLPFLLLGLGLTAPVAALGHGFDDMQAARRAVGRIRDVLAVQPLPEPPHPTAPQGHRVELRDVRFGYEAGHEVLRGIDLVLEPGTVTALVGPSGSGKSTLVRLLPRFFDPTHGSVTLGGVDLREIDSQELYRKVSFVFQDVRLLRTSVADNIALAVPHADFDDVVRAARLAHIHDRILRLPRGYASVIGEDAGLSGGEAQRISLARALLADAPVLVLDEATAFADPQTEQAVRRALATLEGNRTTLVIAHRLETIAEADTVVMLDGGSVVERGSPAELLALNGEFAALWQARRSAAADRTEAHGGVPRGGRSR; encoded by the coding sequence ATGTTCGCAAAGTTAAGAGGCCGTTCTGGCAAGGGCGTTGAACCGCGGCGCGACGAGGCCGACGAGGCCGACGACGCCGAGGTGCTGCGCCCCTTCCTGCCGCGCTTCGCGGCCGTGGTGATCCTCCAAGTCGTCGGCGCCCTCGCGGGACTGCTGCCGTTGCTCGCGGTCGTCGAGGTGGGCCGGTCCCTGCTGGCGCCCGGACCGGTCGATCGCGAGCACGTCCGGGGCGCCGTGATCGTGGGTGCCGTCGGCATGCTCGTCCGGCTGGTCTTCACCTCCGCTTCGTCCGGAGTCGGGCATCTCCTCGACAGTCAGGTGCAACTGACGCTGCGTCGGCGCCTGGCCGCGCGCCTGGGGCGCGTGCCGATCGGCTGGTTCTCGCGGCGCCGGACCGGCGAGCTGGCGAAGGTGGTGGGGGAGGACGTCAGCGCGGTGCATCCGTTCATCGCCCACACCCCCGGCGAGCTCGTCTCCGCCTTCGTGGTGCCGCTGGCGTCGCTGGTCTACCTGTTCGCCGTCGACTGGCGCATGACCCTGATCACCCTGATACCGGTGGTCCTCGCGATGGCCCTGGTCCCCCTGATGATGACCCCGGCCCGGCTGCGCGAACAGGAGGAGTTCGACGTCGGCATGGGGCGGATCGCGAGCTCGGTCGTCGAGTTCGTGCTCGGCATCTCGGTGGTCAAGGCCTTCGGCGGAGGCGAGCGCGTCCATCGTGCGTTCCTCAGGGCCGTCGACGACTTCGTCGGCAGCTTCCTCCGGATGGTGCGCGGGCTCGCCGGGATCGCCGCCGCGATGCAGGTGGCGCTATCGCCGCCGTTCGTGCTGCTGGTCGTACTGATCGGAGGTGCGGCACTCGTCACCACCGGTGAGCTGCCCGCGGTCGACCTGCTTCCCTTCCTGCTGCTCGGACTGGGCCTGACCGCCCCCGTGGCGGCGCTCGGCCACGGCTTCGACGACATGCAGGCCGCCCGGCGCGCGGTCGGCCGGATCCGGGACGTGCTCGCCGTGCAGCCCCTGCCGGAGCCCCCGCACCCCACCGCGCCCCAGGGACACCGGGTGGAACTGCGGGACGTCCGCTTCGGCTACGAAGCCGGCCACGAGGTGCTGCGCGGGATCGATCTCGTCCTCGAACCGGGGACGGTCACCGCGCTCGTCGGGCCGTCGGGCAGCGGAAAGTCCACGCTGGTGCGGCTGTTGCCGCGGTTCTTCGACCCGACCCACGGTTCGGTGACCCTCGGCGGCGTCGATCTGCGCGAGATCGACAGTCAGGAGCTCTACCGGAAGGTCTCCTTCGTCTTCCAGGACGTCCGGCTGCTGCGCACGTCGGTCGCGGACAACATCGCCCTCGCGGTGCCGCACGCCGACTTCGACGACGTCGTACGCGCCGCCCGGCTGGCGCACATCCACGATCGGATCCTCCGACTCCCCCGCGGATACGCGTCGGTGATCGGTGAGGACGCCGGCCTCTCGGGGGGCGAGGCACAGCGGATCTCCCTCGCCCGAGCACTGCTCGCCGACGCGCCCGTACTCGTACTCGACGAGGCGACGGCCTTCGCCGACCCGCAGACCGAGCAGGCGGTGCGCCGCGCGCTCGCGACGCTGGAGGGGAACCGGACGACCCTGGTCATCGCCCACCGCCTGGAGACCATCGCCGAGGCCGACACCGTCGTGATGCTGGACGGCGGCTCGGTCGTCGAGCGCGGAAGTCCGGCCGAACTACTGGCACTCAATGGCGAGTTCGCCGCCCTCTGGCAAGCCAGACGATCGGCCGCCGCCGATCGGACCGAAGCCCACGGAGGCGTACCGCGAGGAGGTCGGTCCCGATGA
- a CDS encoding TetR/AcrR family transcriptional regulator yields MSRTPAPHGRTGRPPLTSRAQILATARRLIDEDGWEKLTIRRLATEVGVGATTLYHHIRNKDDLLLHLLNHHIGQIERPGPPGSPRDRIITAATAMRDALTAWPWAAEVLSADGFVGLLDESAMWMVEDVVAGAGDHGCTPDQSVDVFRSIWFFTVGEVLVRAHSARRQAEGRPFAYRDDLDHSRLPHLAAIGTRWAALAARDIYPETLATFVDALLARATPHETPCRERSG; encoded by the coding sequence ATGTCCCGCACGCCCGCTCCGCACGGCCGCACCGGCCGGCCGCCCCTGACCTCCCGTGCGCAGATCCTGGCGACGGCCCGTCGGCTCATCGACGAGGACGGCTGGGAGAAGCTCACGATCCGCCGCCTGGCGACCGAGGTCGGCGTCGGGGCGACGACCTTGTACCACCACATCCGGAACAAGGACGATCTGCTGCTCCACCTGCTCAATCACCACATCGGGCAGATCGAGCGCCCCGGGCCGCCCGGCTCCCCACGGGACCGGATCATCACGGCCGCCACCGCGATGCGCGACGCCCTCACGGCCTGGCCCTGGGCGGCGGAGGTCCTCTCGGCCGACGGCTTCGTCGGCCTCCTCGACGAATCGGCGATGTGGATGGTCGAGGACGTCGTGGCCGGAGCCGGCGACCACGGATGCACCCCCGACCAGAGCGTCGACGTCTTCCGCAGCATCTGGTTCTTCACGGTCGGCGAGGTCCTCGTCCGCGCCCACTCCGCCCGCCGCCAGGCCGAGGGCCGCCCCTTCGCCTACCGCGACGACCTGGACCACTCCCGGCTCCCCCACCTGGCCGCCATCGGCACCCGCTGGGCCGCACTGGCCGCCCGGGACATCTACCCCGAGACCCTCGCCACGTTCGTCGACGCCCTCCTCGCACGAGCCACTCCCCACGAGACCCCCTGCCGGGAGCGGTCCGGGTAA
- a CDS encoding AAA family ATPase, giving the protein MSNYSDCLQHLDSYISARVPVIGMRTIEQERALRLLREAATQPRRSSLPFWIYTRATGLRDLRTNTTVIDDRSLTGAMDFAAAQFTSRANATVVFVDPADLETDTPVARHMSELARLAGNNMGSIVVITDSPVWSGLQRLGMSLHLDLPHPEETYETLRAFLSDHEGIIPIRWDESDTRRAAEFLRGVTEAEAVNLMATVAAKGVIGKEDVLGLAQAKDRIFSDLTGLERVQLKAEDYTVGGLASLREWLRRKNRLMHEDLRDTKLRPPRGVLLVGVPGCGKSLSAKAIAHEWQLPLYRLDMGSIHGKYLGESEGRFREALGMADRVAPCILWIDEIEKGLAGRDDGSGVPQRIIGQFLFWLQESDSRAFVVATANDVRSLPPELLRKGRFDELFFVDLPDSQDRREIIELYYGLYLKQRPEPEQLDRLVDLSEGFAGSDIAAALHDVGAEAHLSGGVENLKPSFILDTFANTVPLSRVNPEQIEEIRAWGRERAVPAGRSAMAAATPGAAGPRRIVFMED; this is encoded by the coding sequence ATGTCGAACTACTCCGATTGCCTGCAGCACCTCGACAGCTATATCTCCGCGCGCGTGCCGGTCATCGGCATGCGCACCATCGAGCAGGAGCGAGCCCTGCGGCTGCTCAGGGAAGCCGCCACCCAGCCGCGCCGCAGCAGCCTGCCCTTCTGGATCTACACCAGGGCCACGGGCCTGCGGGACCTGCGCACCAACACGACGGTCATCGACGACCGTTCGCTGACCGGCGCGATGGACTTCGCCGCCGCCCAGTTCACCAGCCGGGCCAACGCCACCGTCGTCTTCGTGGACCCTGCCGACCTCGAGACGGACACCCCGGTCGCCCGGCACATGTCCGAGCTCGCCCGGCTGGCCGGCAACAACATGGGCAGCATCGTCGTCATCACCGACAGCCCCGTCTGGAGCGGTCTGCAGCGGCTCGGCATGAGCCTGCACCTCGACCTGCCCCACCCGGAGGAGACGTACGAGACCCTCAGGGCCTTCCTCTCCGACCACGAGGGGATCATTCCGATCCGATGGGACGAGAGCGACACGCGCCGCGCCGCCGAGTTCCTGCGCGGGGTCACCGAGGCGGAGGCGGTCAACCTGATGGCCACCGTGGCCGCCAAGGGCGTCATCGGGAAGGAGGACGTGCTGGGGCTCGCCCAGGCGAAGGATCGGATCTTCAGCGATCTGACCGGCCTGGAGCGCGTCCAGCTGAAGGCCGAGGACTACACCGTCGGCGGTCTGGCGAGCCTGCGCGAGTGGCTCCGGCGCAAGAACAGGCTGATGCACGAGGACCTGCGCGACACGAAGCTGCGGCCGCCCCGAGGCGTGCTGCTCGTGGGTGTGCCGGGCTGCGGCAAGTCGCTGTCCGCCAAGGCGATCGCCCACGAGTGGCAGCTGCCGCTCTACCGGCTCGACATGGGCAGCATCCACGGCAAGTACCTGGGCGAGTCAGAGGGCCGCTTTCGGGAGGCGCTGGGCATGGCCGACCGGGTCGCCCCCTGCATCCTGTGGATCGACGAGATCGAGAAGGGGTTGGCCGGCCGCGACGACGGTTCGGGCGTGCCGCAACGGATCATCGGCCAGTTCCTCTTCTGGCTCCAGGAGTCGGACTCCCGCGCGTTCGTGGTCGCCACCGCGAACGACGTCCGCAGCCTGCCGCCCGAACTGCTGCGCAAGGGCCGGTTCGACGAGCTGTTCTTCGTCGACCTGCCTGACTCCCAGGACCGCAGGGAGATCATCGAGCTGTACTACGGCCTCTATCTGAAGCAGCGGCCCGAGCCCGAGCAGCTGGACCGGCTGGTCGACCTGTCCGAGGGTTTCGCGGGCTCTGACATCGCCGCGGCCCTGCACGACGTGGGCGCGGAGGCGCACCTGAGCGGCGGCGTGGAGAACCTGAAGCCCTCGTTCATCCTGGACACCTTCGCCAACACCGTCCCGCTGAGCAGGGTCAACCCGGAGCAGATCGAGGAGATTCGGGCGTGGGGACGGGAAAGGGCCGTCCCGGCCGGCCGGTCGGCGATGGCGGCGGCGACACCGGGCGCCGCCGGGCCGCGGCGCATCGTCTTCATGGAGGACTGA
- a CDS encoding caspase domain-containing protein → MGSIYVLLVGIDKYPSRMAPPLLGCRNDIAEARRLLEERASASGEVVVQALLDAKATRDAVEDAVVNHLGRAASGDTALFWFSGHGTQSRAEEEAHLRIEATGRNQALVCVDGPLLDKRLGRLLDGVAAGGAHVAAVLDCCYSGGATRGGGPTARYAPPAADWDLSGSDDMSPMARDVSATGGQGAPRHVLLAAARLDQYSYEDDYAGRRHGAFTHALLGAVRAAGPEATYRELLSAADARLQRSGGRQQPVLYPAEPGGPADTPFLGGRVARPVSPYLLRLGAHGWEVDCGAVHGLADGTGPDGTTFTVVPEDGPRPGLPMPSVRARAVHAAHTLVEPDGWVPSPTRVYPVTLSALPQPPATVSLTASTPGDGLLGPVREGLAATPLLRVLDDPREAADLHFRVEVDGDLAHVRRRDGTPFTDPLPLNGPGDAGRVADCLTHLVCWHRIRDLTPGPSSLDGLVRVEISPWGAPDGETLAPDGSGEIVCPYVLGPGGLQEPRVSIRLHNRSVDRTLWCALIDLTDSYASHTLLYPGHFIGPGRTGHALDGEPVQLSLPPTRPAVPGASARDWLKLIVAESELNIVPYQLDAWEPWASGSRVMGRVTGPTGRWTARTIQLRTVVPTGPGA, encoded by the coding sequence ATGGGTTCGATCTACGTACTGCTGGTAGGGATTGACAAGTACCCGTCGCGCATGGCTCCGCCGCTTCTCGGCTGTCGCAACGACATCGCGGAGGCCCGCCGTCTCCTGGAGGAACGCGCGTCCGCATCCGGCGAGGTGGTCGTCCAGGCACTGCTCGACGCCAAGGCCACGCGCGATGCGGTCGAGGACGCCGTCGTGAACCATCTGGGGCGGGCGGCCTCCGGGGACACCGCGCTCTTCTGGTTCTCCGGGCACGGCACGCAGTCCCGTGCGGAGGAGGAGGCCCATCTGCGGATCGAGGCGACCGGCCGGAACCAGGCCCTCGTCTGCGTCGACGGCCCGCTGCTCGACAAGCGGCTCGGCCGGCTCCTCGACGGGGTGGCGGCGGGCGGCGCGCACGTCGCCGCCGTATTGGACTGCTGCTACTCGGGCGGCGCCACGCGCGGGGGCGGGCCGACCGCCCGTTACGCGCCGCCCGCCGCGGACTGGGACCTGAGCGGCTCCGACGACATGTCCCCGATGGCCCGGGACGTCTCGGCCACCGGCGGGCAAGGCGCGCCCCGCCATGTCCTGCTGGCCGCCGCGCGGCTCGACCAGTACTCGTACGAGGACGACTACGCCGGGCGCCGCCACGGCGCCTTCACGCACGCCCTGCTGGGCGCGGTGCGCGCCGCCGGTCCGGAGGCCACCTACCGGGAGCTGCTGTCCGCGGCAGACGCCCGGCTGCAGCGCTCAGGCGGGCGGCAGCAGCCGGTGCTGTATCCGGCGGAGCCCGGAGGCCCGGCGGACACGCCGTTCCTCGGGGGGCGCGTGGCCCGGCCCGTGAGCCCGTATCTGCTCCGCCTGGGTGCGCACGGCTGGGAGGTGGACTGCGGCGCCGTCCACGGTCTCGCCGACGGCACGGGGCCCGACGGCACCACGTTCACGGTGGTACCGGAAGACGGGCCGAGGCCCGGCCTCCCGATGCCCTCCGTCCGGGCGCGCGCGGTGCATGCGGCGCACACCCTCGTGGAACCCGACGGCTGGGTACCGTCGCCCACCCGCGTCTACCCGGTGACGCTCTCCGCCCTGCCGCAGCCGCCGGCCACAGTGTCGCTGACCGCCTCGACGCCGGGCGACGGGCTGCTCGGCCCGGTACGGGAGGGCCTCGCCGCCACCCCGCTGCTGCGGGTGCTCGACGATCCGCGTGAGGCGGCCGACCTCCATTTCCGGGTCGAGGTGGACGGCGACCTGGCGCACGTACGACGCCGCGACGGCACCCCGTTCACCGACCCGCTGCCGCTGAACGGCCCCGGTGACGCCGGGCGGGTGGCCGACTGTCTGACCCATCTGGTGTGCTGGCATCGGATCCGCGATCTCACGCCGGGCCCTTCGTCGTTGGACGGTCTGGTGCGCGTGGAGATCTCGCCCTGGGGCGCTCCGGACGGCGAGACGCTGGCCCCGGACGGCAGCGGCGAGATCGTCTGCCCGTACGTCCTCGGCCCCGGCGGACTCCAGGAGCCGCGGGTCTCCATCCGGCTGCACAACCGCTCCGTCGACCGGACCCTGTGGTGCGCCCTGATCGATCTGACCGACAGCTACGCCAGTCATACGCTGCTCTACCCCGGGCACTTCATCGGCCCCGGCCGCACGGGCCACGCGCTCGACGGAGAGCCTGTGCAGCTGTCCCTGCCGCCGACCCGCCCCGCGGTCCCCGGGGCGAGCGCCCGGGATTGGCTGAAACTGATCGTCGCCGAGAGTGAACTGAACATCGTCCCGTACCAGTTGGACGCCTGGGAACCGTGGGCTTCGGGTTCGCGGGTGATGGGCCGCGTGACCGGGCCGACGGGCCGGTGGACGGCCCGCACGATCCAGCTGCGCACGGTGGTGCCTACCGGCCCAGGTGCGTGA